In Babesia bovis T2Bo chromosome 3, whole genome shotgun sequence, the genomic window TTTTTATAACCGGTTGTATGAAATGCGTGTTTTTGAAGTTGTAATCTAGTGTTATCACTGGGAATAACATTATTTCAGCTCACGGAAATGCTATCCGTTCTCTTATGAAGTTGTTTGACACTACCAACGAGGACGTCACTAAGTTGAATTTGCCTAATGGTGTTCCATTGGTATACAAGTTTTCTGAGGATATGAAGGTGGTTGAGAAGAAGTTCCTTCTTTCTGAGGAGGAGCTTAAGGTAGGTACCTTTGTGCATACTGCGGCATTGTATGCAGGCTCGCATGGAGAAGATTGCAAACCAGGTCATCAAGAACAACTGATTTCCACATAACCATACACGAATTCTTTCCCCAAAACGTCAAATATACATTCGCTTTATGTTGTTCGTTATTGTTTTAGTGTGTAGTGCTACGACATCATCTCGCGGTATCACTAGATATAAATTTGTCAGGATGGGCATCGACTTTCTGTTATTACCATGCATGGTAATTTCTGCATGGTTATCTTTTGTATTGTTTGTTCTTGGTCGTGCTATAAACAGCCCTGATCATTTGATTGCGGTACCGCAGGAGCTCAAGCGTTCCAAAGAAATCGCATCATACGTTACGGCATCGGTAAGATAAATTACAGTGTGTTAATATTTTACAGCTGCACATGTTAACGGCGTTTGCGTGCGCGTTTTTAAAGTATCGCAAGGCGCGGGTGGAGCTTCGAGTTGTGAATAACGCTCGTCCCACTATAGCCGATTAACCTTTTCTATTAATTCTCCATGTTGTACATAGTTTAAAAAACACCTCAATAGTACGGACATAAGCTTCTGGGTAATCCAATTGTATGTTGTTATGTCCAGCACCTGGTACCCACCATGTGCGGAGTAGGTCCTCTGGTTGTTTAATCAGTTCGATGCCAGGACGGCTGAACACGGGTACGCTATCATCGCATGATTCTTTGCTAGATTCCATATCAAATTGCAGGGTATAGTTTCCTTCGGGCATGAGTTCAGCATGTCGTACCTCAACCACGAAAGCTAGGTCTCGTGCGTGTTCGATCGGTATGATCCCATCAGATGTACCGTGTATAACAAGTGTCGGGTACAATGCCTTGCTCTTGAGGTACTCTATATTGGCGAAAGCATCGAATCGCGGCGTCTTCTTAACGTAGCCTACCTGTAACCTTATGGCTGATGACAGTGGAGCGTCTAGAATAAGCCCGCCTATTGGATATTTCTCGGGCATGCTGGCCAAATAAGAGGATGGTACAGATCCTAGTGAGTTACCGTATAGGATGATCAGTTCCGGCTTTACTTTCAGCCAACTTCTGACATACTTGTATACGTGTTCGATATCACTGTAGAGGCACTTTTCAGCAGGTTCACCGTCAGACAGCCCGTATCCGCTGTAGTCGTATGCCAGTATATCTACTCTTTGATTTCTGCAAAAATTGACGTACGCGGGAAACATATAGCCGATATCAGTGCTGTTGCCATGGCTGAAGACAACAAGTTCTCGGTCATTGTTGTAGCGTCCTTCGGATTTATCATTGGATGCCTTATCTCCCGCTAGCTGTATCAATACTGCCGATATATGTTTGCCAATACGGCCTGGTATGAATCTATGTCGCGCCTCAATGCCATGTGTTGATAGAGCGTTGCTGACGACCCGTGTAGGCCACAGCTTGGCGTCCAATACAAAATTACCGTTATCATCGAGTGTGTATCCCGGTCTTAGTGGTGGCTTGAACGCGGCTTTACTGATGATAGCGTCCCTAAGTCGGCTACGGTAGCGTTATCGAGGCGGTAGATCCGCTGACTTACCAAACGTGAATGCAGCCGTATAGACACAAGACACCACATTTATGACATCCTGTACTACTGctttgttgtatatctcGCCGATGTGTAGACATTCTATACCCTAAAAGTTACTGGCGCCTTTGCCACGCACACACTGTCGCACGATAAGTACTATAGTGGACTAATATTAATACACTACTCAGTCTCTGAAAGAGGCGGTGTGCCTTCATCATGCATTGATCCGAATGGAAACAGCAACGCATCGGTCAAGGCGAATGACTGGGCGTGGACCTCCTGGGCAACTATGTCACCAGGTTCATTGCGGTTCAGCTGGCATAACCGCTTAAGCAGTTTGAACTCCTGCCGCGAATCCACTATTGCTCGCATTGCCATGGCGAATGCCGTGTGGAATGCATCGTACAGGTTCTTCTGCAACCCCGTGAGGTAGTGGAACGCCTCTTCGAATTGGCATACTAGTGTCAGTTGGTAACGATCCGCCATCTGTCGCGCAGTATGCTCCACGTGTGATGACATGGCGTCAGTCCAATGCTTGTCGAATTCGTTAAGGGCGTCTTCCAGGCTATATATGCCTATCAGGTCCTCTACTCGATAGAACATCACGCGACGCTGTTCCATGCAATCTTTCCACCAGGCTACCCACGCCATGTGGACGTTGCAGAAGTTGATGTCCACGTCTGCTCCATCGAGTATTCCCTTTGCAATTTGACCTAACGCAAATACTTCGCATAAACGTTCGTATGGCACATTGCTCTTCATAAGTGTCTTGAGTAATACAGTACCGTTGCGATGCTGCATACGGTCTCCGAAAGCTGAACACACTCCACAGCTAAGAGCTTCGATGTTAACTCTATCGCTGGTGTCGGTGCTAGGTTTGGGTAGAATATAGGCGTCTGTGGAAGTCAATAGACCAATTTCCTCGGCGATCATGCCCAGGAGTGTTTCGGTGAAGCTGCCGTCATATTTCGTCGATGAGTACACAAGTTGGATATATCGTTTACGGAACTCCGTGGCCAACGCCTTTGCTCCATGGAATCCGAATTTATGTACTGTAAACCCAACGATGCAGCAGTTATCTTCGGCTTCACGACGGTCAGCATTGTCATTGTGGAATGGATCTTGGGAGTATTTAACGGAGCACGGGGCGAATTTTTTACAAAGCAGGTCTATAACCTTGCGTCCGCTTTTGAACTTGGTGCATGTTTCTTTATGTAGGCATTTTACCGGTGGGCATGATATACATGCATTGCATTCGAGTATGCATGTCCAGCTATCACTGATCTTGTGGTAGCTTACCCACTGCATCGGTACCTGTGGTATGACTTCAGACAGCTTCTTGTCGACCATTTGCATCAGGGGCTCCACTAGGTCCATGGTACCACGTTCAGCGGAGTTGTTTACGTACATCTTTAGGGTGTAGACACACTCCTCAAGGTTGCGCACTGATATGTTGACATAATCCTTTAACTCTGGGTACTGTGCCAATAGGTTACGTAAGGTCTGCCCTCCGGTATTTTCACCAGGCATTGGCAGATCCTTGTACAACCCTGGTAAAAGATCCCTGAGCTCTGCTACCCATAAGTTGTGTCGTATCTTATATTGTTCCTTGGAAACCGACGTAGCACGACGGTCACTTGCAATATCAAATTTACGTTCACCGGCAAGGACTATCTTTCGTTTTCGTGCGGATAAATACGAATGCTCAACTGTGGTTGGCAATCCCATGGACTTTAGATCACCCTTAAATAGCTTGCGTTCGTCAAATTCGTCTAATCCTACGTCGGACTCATCACCCATATCAGATCCGTCGGCGCTAACTAGTCCCAGTTCCTTTAGCAGCTTTTCATACCACGCCACTGCCATCATGTAGGACGTCAGCATCCCGCGCTTAACAATTGAAAAGCTTTTCCGGAACATATCACCCTGGTGGCATTTGCAAACAGTCCAACATGAGCTCTTGACATCCAGTTGCAGTTCCAAGGGCAGGCTTGAAACCAGTATGTTGTACTCCGCGGCCTTGGTAAAGGCCCGCCACAACCCTAGTTTGGACACGTAAAAGTGCCGCCAGTAAGCGTCACTACGATATTTCTTCTGTATATACCCAACTGCGATGAAGCCATATTCCAAATTGTAGCGCACGTTGCCCAGGGCGTCAAGGCGCTCTAAAGCGCGTG contains:
- a CDS encoding Alpha/beta hydrolase family protein yields the protein MSTHRRDIQQSSSTGCHKCGVLCLYGCIHVCRLRDAIISKAAFKPPLRPGYTLDDNGNFVLDAKLWPTRVVSNALSTHGIEARHRFIPGRIGKHISAVLIQLAGDKASNDKSEGRYNNDRELVVFSHGNSTDIGYMFPAYVNFCRNQRVDILAYDYSGYGLSDGEPAEKCLYSDIEHVYKYVRSWLKVKPELIILYGNSLGSVPSSYLASMPEKYPIGGLILDAPLSSAIRLQVGYVKKTPRFDAFANIEYLKSKALYPTLVIHGTSDGIIPIEHARDLAFVVEVRHAELMPEGNYTLQFDMESSKESCDDSVPVFSRPGIELIKQPEDLLRTWWVPGAGHNNIQLDYPEAYVRTIEVFFKLCTTWRINRKG
- a CDS encoding AP2 domain family protein; its protein translation is MRVNGCYVKYGIDSVTESESPNRYDPVVIGTKRRRHMRKNDSNNMFFDRSSDHPILDELLSTETKVTSALTRDSLSKLQRQDGDQWDARMRPKPRFNLRLPSVSEPKRRRSLSDYSVYQRMELMDELIVCLGQCYPRWKHRRFGLQRFYCHKFNIYLNLAATENYVKLLSNLWDGFESSGVDRWITNNMWLQLLTQEYQVHTAKHNSANANRKYSNSKRVEEVLQQLDEITSCFCSDRCAMDFMRHSSYWGIDTTTSVRSDSNLDGDIIGDCFAASANIKKSENAPKIPAIVSFYEERGMIHNFTRPYEYGVEVVPIDGFKRSVVCLSCGHICWCSCQRKLFRTQKSQNSATEDTRVTGVKTDASRHEVVDGSMLHDDGTDEEEITDMHDFVNSLEEKKQSIHPNIAHTAITVAHSRHLTGGVVHCYTGDVEGDHEEHCSYGDLKHQILRARSLRGGIDELFAAISPRKEDTAFITLPNEPLEAWRTVPSYRSWRHCWWRHVDMSAVDLSDNKVKPFVSRALERLDALGNVRYNLEYGFIAVGYIQKKYRSDAYWRHFYVSKLGLWRAFTKAAEYNILVSSLPLELQLDVKSSCWTVCKCHQGDMFRKSFSIVKRGMLTSYMMAVAWYEKLLKELGLVSADGSDMGDESDVGLDEFDERKLFKGDLKSMGLPTTVEHSYLSARKRKIVLAGERKFDIASDRRATSVSKEQYKIRHNLWVAELRDLLPGLYKDLPMPGENTGGQTLRNLLAQYPELKDYVNISVRNLEECVYTLKMYVNNSAERGTMDLVEPLMQMVDKKLSEVIPQVPMQWVSYHKISDSWTCILECNACISCPPVKCLHKETCTKFKSGRKVIDLLCKKFAPCSVKYSQDPFHNDNADRREAEDNCCIVGFTVHKFGFHGAKALATEFRKRYIQLVYSSTKYDGSFTETLLGMIAEEIGLLTSTDAYILPKPSTDTSDRVNIEALSCGVCSAFGDRMQHRNGTVLLKTLMKSNVPYERLCEVFALGQIAKGILDGADVDINFCNVHMAWVAWWKDCMEQRRVMFYRVEDLIGIYSLEDALNEFDKHWTDAMSSHVEHTARQMADRYQLTLVCQFEEAFHYLTGLQKNLYDAFHTAFAMAMRAIVDSRQEFKLLKRLCQLNRNEPGDIVAQEVHAQSFALTDALLFPFGSMHDEGTPPLSETE